From one Lycium ferocissimum isolate CSIRO_LF1 chromosome 5, AGI_CSIRO_Lferr_CH_V1, whole genome shotgun sequence genomic stretch:
- the LOC132055226 gene encoding cytochrome P450 94B3-like — MFFSLFLFFILGFLSFSFLSFSLKLHPKFRKFTPIYGPSSFPILGCLIAFYKNRHRLLDWYTELLSESPTQTILVQRFGAPRTIITANPNNVEHILKTNFINYPKGQPFTELLGDFLGRGIFNVDGELWNAQRKLASHEFSTKSLREFVVKTLEEVVETRLIPLLNQAAKSGKVLDMQDVLRRFAFDTICKVSLGTDPHCLDDLSNVPNLVAAFDTASQACAMRGMAPIYAVWKSKRALNIGSEKKLSENVKKVHCCINEIIQKKKQKIINENGDHINTDLLSRLLIAGHEDEVVRDMVISFLMAGRDTTSSALTWLLWLTTNHHNVKNEMINEITSINNGDKALEFDDLKDMKYLQACLNESMRLYPPVAWDSKHAAKDDILPDGTRVQKGNRVTYFQYGMGRMEEIWGKDRLEFKPDRWFDENGALKSVCPYKFPVFQAGPRVCLGKEMAFTQMKYVLASVLRRFEIKPVNVDKPVFVPLLTAHMVGGFNVRIYHRGSERVK; from the coding sequence ATGTTTTTTTcgctctttcttttcttcattttaggGTTTCTTTCCTTCTCATTTTTGTCCTTCTCCCTAAAACTTCATCCCAAGTTCCGAAAATTCACTCCCATCTATGGCCCTTCCTCTTTCCCCATCCTTGGCTGTCTTATTGCCTTCTACAAAAATCGCCATCGACTATTAGATTGGTATACTGAACTCTTGTCAGAATCGCCTACACAAACCATTCTAGTTCAACGCTTCGGTGCCCCTCGAACCATAATCACAGCCAATCCAAATAACGTTGAGCACATTCTCAAAACAAACTTTATTAATTATCCAAAGGGGCAACCCTTTACAGAGCTTCTAGGCGATTTTCTTGGGCGTGGAATATTCAACGTGGACGGTGAGCTATGGAACGCACAGCGCAAATTGGCTAGCCACGAGTTCAGCACAAAGTCATTGAGGGAATTTGTGGTCAAAACTCTAGAAGAAGTAGTTGAAACCAGGCTCATTCCTTTACTAAACCAGGCTGCAAAATCTGGCAAAGTGTTGGACATGCAAGACGTGCTTAGGCGTTTTGCCTTCGACACTATTTGCAAGGTGTCACTCGGTACAGATCCACATTGCTTGGATGATCTCTCCAACGTGCCAAATCTCGTAGCAGCGTTCGACACCGCTTCTCAAGCCTGTGCAATGCGCGGGATGGCCCCTATATACGCGGTTTGGAAAAGCAAGAGAGCGCTCAATATAGGATCCGAGAAGAAGTTGAGCGAAAATGTAAAGAAAGTTCACTGTTGCATCAACGAGATCAtacagaaaaagaaacaaaagatcATTAATGAAAATGGAGATCATATTAATACGGATCTTCTCTCCAGATTATTAATTGCAGGACACGAAGATGAAGTGGTGAGAGATATGGTCATAAGTTTTCTCATGGCGGGAAGAGATACTACTTCTTCCGCATTGACGTGGCTTTTATGGCTCACTACCAATCACCACAACGTGAAAAACGAAATGATCAATGAAATAACGTCTATCAACAACGGCGATAAGGCCCTCGAATTCGACGACTTAAAAGATATGAAGTATTTACAAGCGTGCTTGAATGAATCAATGAGGCTTTACCCACCAGTAGCTTGGGACTCTAAGCACGCGGCTAAAGATGACATTTTGCCTGACGGAACAAGGGTTCAAAAAGGCAATAGAGTTACTTATTTTCAGTACGGAATGGGTAGAATGGAGGAGATATGGGGAAAAGACCGGCTTGAATTTAAACCGGACCGCTGGTTCGATGAAAATGGGGCGTTGAAAAGTGTTTGTCCGTATAAGTTTCCAGTGTTTCAAGCAGGTCCAAGGGTGTGTTTGGGGAAAGAAATGGCTTTCACGCAGATGAAGTATGTGTTGGCTTCGGTTCTTAGGCGGTTCGAGATTAAACCGGTTAATGTAGATAAGCCGGTTTTTGTGCCTCTTTTAACTGCACACATGGTTGGTGGTTTCAATGTGAGAATCTATCACCGTGGTAGCGAGCGggtgaaataa